Within Coffea arabica cultivar ET-39 chromosome 4e, Coffea Arabica ET-39 HiFi, whole genome shotgun sequence, the genomic segment GGACAtcttgaagttatttcttgctAGTAATGAGAATAGGGCTGTTTAATAGAGCTGGAAAATGTTAGTTATTGGGATCTATTCATTTGGGTAAATGTCATGTTTGATTTGGGTGTATGGATTTTCAAAATAGGTCTGTGATGAACTTGAAGATATGATGGAAGAAGGGGGCAACATTGTGGATCACCATGGCTGTGATTTTTTCCCAGAACGATGGTTTGATAGGGTTGTGGTGCTTCAAACTGAGAATTCTTTGTTGTATGATCGATTAGCTAGGAGGTAAATGACTCTCTTTACTTATTTATGCCTAAGATCCTCTTTCAGCCTATATCTTTTTTGTCTTAATCATTCATTTTATATTGCTAGCATTTGACTACTTTGGTTGTTTGTTGCAGGGGTTACACGGGTTCAAAGCTTTCGAACAACATTGAATGCGAAATCTTTCAGGTGTTACTAGAGGAAGCGAAAGAGAGTTATCAGGAAGAAATTGTTGTTGCTTTGAGAAGTGATTCAATAGATGACATAAACAATAATGTATCAACTTTATCTGATTGGTTGAGGAGTTGGAACATGTCCTGACCAGATCCTAAATGGTCGTCATTGTATTACTTTATTGTAATGCATATTTTTATACTTCAGTTTTGAAATCTCAATCAGCCGAGTGGAATGTTTTATTACTAATATTTTattcttcttatcttttggaggtTCCAGTGATTGCTTCCAGTTTTCGTATTTTCAATCTGGTAATTTAGCAATGTCTGATGAAAGAATGTTGATGCTGTGGTGGACTGGTGATCTCTATCTGGTTAGGGATGCCTTGACAGCAGCAAACTTGGGACTTTTTGTTGTTGCATGTTACGGTTCTTTGAATTATCTTGAATTTCTGTGACGTGTGATCTCTTCAAAtacacaaaaaggaaaaaaaagaaagaaaaaatgaagaagagggGGAGTAAACCATTGCGAATCCAAATGCCGTGACAAATCCACAGATCTTGTTTGTATTCCATGGTTCATACCCCCAACTCCAAAGCCTTTTTCTCAAGTTCGAGAGAAAATTATACAGGATCtgaaaaaattttttggtcCTATTTGCGGGGTTATGTATAACTTCTGGGGAACTGCAAATATATACTACAAAATTGTCTCGAATAACTGCATGGCCACTAGTACTCAAATAACTGCGTGGCCTGTATATCTTTGAGCTGTGGAACTGAATAGAATTGTAGGATGCCAGTTATTGTGATGGGAGGATCAAGCTCTGTATGAATTGCCTTCCCTTTCATATGTAACTGCAGAAATGTGTTGGCATCTTTGGCTACAACTCCTTCACCAGTCCATAATGTGACATGAGGCCACTGGTTTTTGGAGCTTATCTTTTTGCCAGTTACCGAGCATGGGTAAGCTTCTAATGCTGCCAATTTCTAGAAAATAGTAGCCCAGTTATACATCCACAGGCACCCTTTCATTAAGAAACCAGCCATTATTTGCAACAGCAGTAACACCATGACTTCTCTTGTGAGCAAGCGTCACATGAGCTTTTGTGAGGCTATTCTTTAGATTTTTCTCCTTGAAGAAGGCTTCAATCTTAGGATCCTTCTCAGCTAACCGATTTAAGTAAGAAAGGAAACAATACAAAATTGTTATACTGATTCTTATCCCATAGATTCATCATAAGAAAGATAGCAGGAAACATGAAACCAAATCCTTGTGTAAACAAGAAGACAGCAGGGAAGAAGTACAAGGGAGTGGAGTATTCAGCAATCTCGTTGCCAAAATTCCTCACTTTTTtgttaggaaaaaaaagaaaagaaaaggtagCATGGgactcaaaaccagaaaaggTTTTGTGGCCCTTCCAGAATGAAACCGAATGCCACATTGATAATTGCTTAACACTTCTCCAACCATACCCCGAGTAATAGATGTAAGACGACAAAACAAAAAGGTACATAGCTATTACCAACTGTACAGAGGACTTCAGATTCGCAAAATACGTACGCCACATGGCTTCTCAAAAACTTCTTGAAGAGCAAGTGAAATCAAGCGAGATCTGAATTTGAATCTTCATAGGATATGGAATTGGAATAACCTTAAAATTGAATTCTGTACTCAAATGCTAAGAGCACAATTTATATCCAATTAAGTTCCTAACCTAAAGAACCACAGATAGAGTAAAGAGTATCTTACTAAATTTACAAGACTAGGCAGAAGAAAACATTCATTAACTCACCCTTTGGAGGAATTCATGGATTTCTGCAACAAGCAAAATCACAGTAGCGTATACAGTAAGCCCCAAGCCTTCTTTTCTCAATGACTGGTGCTGTATACTCACCCTTTGCAACTGCTTTTAGTTGTTCCAAGAGTTTCTTGACAGCAAATTTGAATGGAACCTGAAAGGACATATAATGAGAAAACAAGACAGTAGAAATTATTTTTTCCAAGCCTTCTGATTTTGTGTGAGCTTCAAGGGAAAGCTAGTTCAACTATTTTATGTTTAATGAGCATCCATGGCAAAAGCCTACAAGTAAGCCACTTGCGCATCAGGAAGAGGGTATTACTTACCGATGTGCAGATGAAAATGATTATAAAATATTATACAACTATTCAAATCAAATAGGCATTCACCTGCACTAAATCCAGGTACTCAGAATTGCTTGATAAAATCTCTGACAATTGCTTCTCCTGTTTAGTCCACTCCGTTACATAGGTTTCTTCGGTTGACTCCAATATGAAAGAAAATCAATGAATGCATTCAAGAGAAAAAACGAATTGGAGACGGCTAGATTGAATCAACCGGGGAACCCTCCTTTATTATGGTTCTCAGGACAAAAATTCAGAATAAGACGGAAATTGGAAATCCAATTACCAACCTTCCATGCCTGCTTGTGTGAAGCTTGTGTAGGTTTATCCCCTCTTCCAAAACTCTTTTCGCAGAATCAGGTAGAGGAGACCTATACAGGTAATGGtaagaaagaagaaacacttTGAGCACATCAAATACGATGAAGATAAGATGACAAAATAAGTATGTCTCAAATGGAGAACGAGTTTGTCCAAATGGAATTAGAGTCAGaaacaacaaaggaaaacagagCGTCGACTGAAACATATCCTAGCTAAACCTACACATTGTAACTACATTTTTGCAATGCTATCACTCGGTATAAGTATATCTTGTACCAAAATCCATATGCATAGCCTCTTTCAAACAATCAGTCTCTCATTATCTTTAAGTTATATTACTGATAGAAATTGATCGCTAAATTatgggaaaaaaatattatgcaCAGGTCAAGCTCATGCAACGCGTTAACTCCAAAAAAGGCAGTAAACTTGGCAATGGACAAAAACACAAGTAACTTTCCCCACATTAAGATTCAACTTATGATACTGAGCTTGGAGATGGGCCATGGTTGCTATCACACGGCAGAGTGAATAAGGCAGCAGAGAAGCCAGTTGGAACGATTGACATGAAAGTATATCAAGGAAAGTAGGGGTTTTACATACCCTTCTCACATGAAAGAATAATGGTctccatctctttgtctctctttaACATTTGGCTATCTCTTGAGGACGGAAGCTTACTTAACAACTCCATGTGTTGTAGACTTGTGTAGACTTGTAGTTGGACTGCCAATTTTGCTCATTGAAACTATTTGGCATTAATTAGTGCTAcatctttttgctttcttttccacaacatttgttcttcttcttctttttaacAAGAAATTACACCAAGTATGCATGGCTAATATCATATTTAGGCCAATATTAggatgatagtgtatataatattagtacatataagattaatccataaaatatttcaaaagttgtGGTAAACTTATATAAAATATGAATACTATACCATGTATAATAATCAAATTAGATTAGTCAAAATAGTATGAGAGTTCACAAGAGCTGGCACTCCCACGGGCTGCATTGTGCTTTAATTTGTAGCCTATTGTCAATAAAAGTATTGTggattttcctttaaaaaacaGAACGTCCACTTTTTCCCTTTCTCTGTACTCTTGACAATTAGCCTAATAGGATTATAGAATAGGATTACAAAATCCCTATCTCTATACTCTTGCTTGTACTCTTGACACAATTACCCTAATATcacctaaaagaaaattttattgcttataTATAATACGGTAATTGTGTCATGTAGTCTGCCTCCATTAGTTTTGACAATTTTCGTTACTGTTTCAAATTAGTTTAAATCATGAGGGGTcaaaatgtatgatttgaagCCATAAAGGATTTTCCCGTAGATTAGCTTAACCACAGGAgtctttttttgtattttaccctTTGGTTATCGTTTTTGCACTCCATTCCGCCACTTCTTTTTTGCCTTTGatttgaacaaaattttgaCTTCACTAATTCACTCcttcagtaatatttttgtgaaacCTTTTGGTCTTAATTTTATTTGAAGTATAGATTTTACTGATATAATATTATTCATTATTTTTAtgacacaaaaataaaaattttcatcatgggtggcaaaatttgttaaatttatgCAAGTGAAAAATCATTTTTATTAAACTTCTAATTGTTCTTATTGGTGCTAAAACTTACGGAAAATTCTATTGTCCCTTTTGGGTACCATTCCCTCAACTTGTATCTCTCATTAAAGATAAATAGTTTacattttaaatatttaacaaTATTTAATTTAAGGATCAATAACAGGGTCAATGTTTAATTTAAGTCTAATTAATGATTTGAGTTGCTCAAGAATTCGAGTTGAGTTATTTAGTTTAATATCACCTCTATTGTTTAGTGGTTGGGGCTTTAATTCTATCTAAAAAAGtgaaataaaatgctaaaaaaggaaattttgatgggtgaccaaaaatatttttagggATTAAATTTAAATGCAAATGGTTATTTGTaggttttttaaaattttgatttgaaactAAATCAAGAGTATGAATTACATTAtaagtttttgaaataaaagtttttttttctttttaccccTCCACTCCTTCCCGCACCTAATTGCTAAGCATAATGTTTAAACTCTAAACCTGACAATGGGGAAGACCCTAGAACTCTAAATTTAGTCCAAGAGTActtttcattatttattttagtttaatAATGTAAATGAAGCTAAATAATAACAGCCCGATAGTCTATAACAATTATTATCTACCACATTTAAATTAAGTATACAATTTACCAAACAAGAGTATTACATTGATTTTGACTTTTAATTATTAGTTAGGATAAAAAAAAGTACAAGATATTTAATTATGGTAAATATAGGTATATGATTAAAAAATTTGTTCTAATGATAAAAACTAGCATATGTTCAAATCTATATTATTTAGAGTATAACCACTAAAGATGTTTaatctaattaaaaattttataattagtatatttattgatatttatatttatatctcAATTAATAATCAGTCTACTTGCATCTATATTTCAATAAATGGCAAATATTTGGGTCATTCAAGTGCCAATAGTTCACTATGTTTTTAAGATATTTATTGAGTATAAGCTAGAATTGATCATAATTAGGTTTCAATTAATTAGCTAACATTCATACTTATTGGCACACCATATGAAATCTATCATAAAAGCATTTACATTTTATCACGTATTCGACAAACCGTGATAAGAGTGGACTATTTATCACAATAATTAAGCAATCGTGATAAAAGTAGCATAATTACCACGATATGTTACCATGACAAAAGAATGTgtagtaaaaatttttttgtaaccACAAATGCCAAAACCGTGTGAAAAAGTCACTTTTGCACACGGATTGGGAACTGTGTCAAAAAAAATGTGGTAAACACACTCATTCTTTTTAGTGGGTATTACAGTGTATAATTATGTGTGTTAGCTTTCTTTTGAATTAGATTTTTGTCAATgtggaaaccctaattttaattcgATCAGATTAGagattttaattgttttaaaaaaaaagtaaacagaaGTTATTCGATTATTTGAATTCCTACAGAGTTGCTTATGCTGAAAAAGGCTCCTCTATTAAGAAAGTGGATTAAaatcacattacaaaaagtattagtCTCCAACCTCTTTCTTTGTCTTGGCATTATGAAATGCACTCTAACTCAAATTCATTGTAGTAAATGAAAATGTTTGTAGAAAGGATGTTGCTGCTTCTACTTGGTCTATCTGTCCATATATTTTTCGAGTGGTATAGGATCGTCATTTTATGTATTGCTGGCAGCTGCAACCGGTCGAATAGATTTGCAGATTTAGGATGTAGACCTATCAAACCTAGCAGATTGTTTTAGAAAGCGGATACTTATTCATGAAGATAAAATTTGAAGGAACTTGTATTAATTTATTAGTTGACATTGCATAATTGATACTTCTAAACTATTAAGAAGTTTTTTTAGACACACATTAGTGCATCTAAATTGCATCTATTTTGCCATATGAATACACTTAATCACAATAGTTGCACTCCTTGCATTTGgatattttcttaaattaactgcactttttaaaaaataaaataaaatacaactAACGCCTGCCAAACTAAAATTTTAATGTAGAAAAAtgtataataaataaaaaattttaagtaaGATGTGAGATGTGAGTTGGTAAAAGAACTAATATCAATTCAATATTGTGCCAATTAGAATCTAACTTTCGAACGAAAGAgtgttttttcccttttggtaCATTTTCAATTGATCATCATTTTCCCCTTATTCTATAGTTTTGGATAAATCTTTGTTGAAAAGATTCTTTTTCATGTAAATCAATTTAATTTACATTAAAAGAAAGTTAAATTACAAAGTTGCACCATTATTAGTCTTCTAATTTGGAAGAACTTAAAGAAACTTGAGTGTTCAAGAGCAGACTTCAAACCTTACAAACGAAGGGTTTAAAAATCAAACCATAAATCATACAATTACTATCTAATATCCTTCTCTTTTAATACTTATATTACCTAACAAAGCTAATAAAATTTTGACTTAAAATAGGGTAGGCTTGCAATTCATGCATTTAATGTTGCCTCCTTTGAATTAAAATCCAGGTACCGTCTCTGGCTATAATAGGCTCATCCTCCGATGATAAAATCTAGCTGTACATTCTCCTACAATGTGTTGAGCTAATTACTTTTCTATATAGGTGGGTTCAGGGCaaatgtaaataaattttatgaagaAGCTTGGGAAGATAATATCCATAAATTGTTGGATGGGCAACAAATCAATTTGTGTTAGCGTCTGTAATCAATTTGTATTAGCGTCTGTAATCTATGCTTAgcatttgtttcttttaagTAAATTAAATATTGTGCTTAATTAACTAAGTTTATTTTATTCTTGTCACTCTACAGATTTGCATCAAATAATATTTTGGTGCTATTGTCTTTATTGCGATTCTGTTTTGGAATATTCTTGTGATAGAGGTGCTTACAAATCTCTAATAcattgttttaaattttttttgtcttttggttttctttttgaCAAGGTTTAATTTTACTTTTCTCGCATGTGGATGTGACAGACTATAATGCCAAGTTACGCaaatttcactaatttttttCTGTATCATTATTTGATTTTGCAGGAAaaggaaattaggaaaattggaGTGAATTATATAGCACGAGGGAGAATGTGGCGAATGATGTTTATATTGCGGCAAATAGTCTCTCAAGGACTTTTATGACCAAACAAAACTATATATACCCACAAATAATGTTTATATTGATGTTTATATTTAAGGGTGGTAATTTCTGGCACAACACAACATGACTCGAACATAATATGAAATTAACAGGTTTTAACACGACCTGATCTTTGATAGGTCATTATTAGGTCAATTTATTAGTTACATGAATGTAAGCAGGTTGGGTTAAGTCAACCCACAAACGCTAACTTGATATAGTACTTATTTTATGATAATAATTAAACACTATAGGGGCATTTTCAGTATTTAGCAAAAACTAATAACGATCAAATTTGGCTTGAAGATTTCAATTAAAAGTTTTGAAAACTCACAAGTTTTATATCTTATCATATATGAAACTATATGACTATGTTTTGAAAAGGTTgattggattgcattttctaagAACTTTTGGAGAAAAATTACTTTAGTACTTTTAGGATGAGACATATTTGagataaaagataattaaaaaaacgTGTAGAAGGAATATCCAcaaaaaatggagaaattttcaaaagaatagcaATCCGAATAATGCCGAATTTCTAACTTATATTATGCTTGGAAACCTTCATTATCTactatttttttgaatgctttgaaaattttaaattttatgttgactatgtatttcaaaaattttatcgTGTGTTTTAACAATAGCAACATTCAATTGATTACATGATCAAATGAGTTAAAATAAGTTATTAAAATGCTAGATTATTTTTAGCATAGGttaataggttttttttttctttttttttttagtataagtagGAGGACTCGAACTCGagacctctcacttacactccctccccccgtACCACctaacccaaccctcccccagCATAGGTTAATAGGTTGATTTGACAAAATAATGCATCATATCAAAACTATTTTAATCATATAAAGTGTTTAATGGGTTATACGGATTGGGTTGGATCAACACGTTAACAAATAAGTTAGGTGCACAACACAGACATGAAAGTACAAATGATGACATAAATAGTCGCTTAAAGGCATTTGAGATCAAACAAAACTATATATACCCACAAATAAACTAaaactagtgtgaatacccgtgctacgcacggtaCTGACATTAttgtaaaaaatgaaaataaaatggtgaataaaaaaaggttaaaatatcgtaccaacacaattaaaatgtaatatctgtctaacaatagtttgaaatatgatagAATGTGTATATCATTCAAGAAATGCCTTTTTTCGGAAGATAGATcttgaaaaaataatagaaatttatattagaaaatgaatgatatatgaataaaaatgaatgtaattgaatgttgttaaaatgaaatacttacaaatattatgcatttgatttgataatcttgcatgaaagtgcgaacactcttcacaccaatcaacttttagtacgaaagccaaaattggtgatttaattaattctgttgaattttgtggaatgcgtactacaaatgaaaatgcacgatctttGCATGAATTGATTCGTTGGTTGAACAACCTATCACCGTTTTCCTGAGAATTAAGTACGTACAAAATTCaaattagtgtatttttttacatagtttataaatagcattataaaaaaataaatatatatcaagAAATTCTGCCTTCCTTTGTAATTCTCTAAGATAAGAAGCATCACAACCAAATACGAATCGTGCATGTCTGTCTTGTAGATTAAGATGCATGTTACCACTGGAATCTCTGATTTGTATGTTAACATTGTACctgtttgacaaataaaatgttatatacaatacagaaaaatatgttgaaattaaaactacatgaaattaattaccTAACAATAGTGTCGACCACGTCATTACAATGCAGACCAAAGTGACAAAGAATCACATAATGACAATCTTTTTGTGATAAGAAACATCAACTCTTTTGGCCTAAAGGTACCGAAACTGTCATCATGACAATATCAAATACTATACATAGTTATCGAACTCCAAGAATCCAAACTAAGTCGCAAACAATTTGAAGATGTAAATT encodes:
- the LOC113741347 gene encoding adenylate kinase isoenzyme 6 homolog isoform X2, whose translation is MAQKNGIDGRKKPNLLITGTPGTGKTTTASALAEAAQLRHINIGDLVKEKNLHNGWDDQFECYIINEDLVCDELEDMMEEGGNIVDHHGCDFFPERWFDRVVVLQTENSLLYDRLARRGYTGSKLSNNIECEIFQVLLEEAKESYQEEIVVALRSDSIDDINNNVSTLSDWLRSWNMS
- the LOC113741347 gene encoding adenylate kinase isoenzyme 6 homolog isoform X1, encoding MAGLSTASPKNGIDGRKKPNLLITGTPGTGKTTTASALAEAAQLRHINIGDLVKEKNLHNGWDDQFECYIINEDLVCDELEDMMEEGGNIVDHHGCDFFPERWFDRVVVLQTENSLLYDRLARRGYTGSKLSNNIECEIFQVLLEEAKESYQEEIVVALRSDSIDDINNNVSTLSDWLRSWNMS